Sequence from the Acidimicrobiia bacterium genome:
CCCGCTCCCGGACGCTTGGATGGGCGGCGACGATGCTCACCGCGTCGGTGACTTCGCCGGAGCGCAGTCGCCCTCCGATCGGGGTGCCGTTCACCACGAGCAGGCCGTCGGCGAAGTCCACCGCGGCGTGGGCGAGGCTCAACAAGACGTCGTCGGCGGCTGCCGGGTCCCGGCCGGCTTCCAGGGTGAGCAGGGTCGCCAGGCGGTAGTAGGCCCCCGTGTCGAGGTGGGGTATCCCGAGAGCGGCCGCCACACCGCGCGCCACTGTCGTCTTTCCCACACCGCTGGGCCCGTCGATGGCTACGACCAGGCGTCGTCGAGTGCGTTCATGAATCCCGGCCATGAGACCGCCATCACCTCCATCCCGTGGATCTCGACCCTACCGGCTGCGGCAGCGGCGACGGCTGCCGCCATGGCGAGCCGGTGGTCTTGCCTGGAGTCCACCCGTCCGGGCTTGAGGGAGCCACCGGTCACGATGAAGCCATCCGGCGTCTCCTCGGCGGTGCCACCCAGGGCGCGAACCATGGCCACCACGCCTTCGATCCGGTCGCTCTCCTTGTGTCGCAATGTGCCGGCATCGGCGACCACGGTGTCCCCCGGAGTCACCGCGGCCACCAGGGCCACCAGAGGCAGCTCGTCGATCGTTCGCCACGAGAGGTCCCCGGTCACCTCGGTGGCTCGAGACGCCGGTCCGACGACGGTGACGTCACCTACTGGATCGCCGAGGATCTCGCCGGTGGGCTGAACGGTCACCGCCACCCCCATTTTCGACAGCACCTCCAGGATTCCGACACGGCCCGGGTTCATCGAGACCCCGGGC
This genomic interval carries:
- the cmk gene encoding (d)CMP kinase, with the protein product MAGIHERTRRRLVVAIDGPSGVGKTTVARGVAAALGIPHLDTGAYYRLATLLTLEAGRDPAAADDVLLSLAHAAVDFADGLLVVNGTPIGGRLRSGEVTDAVSIVAAHPSVRERVVQMQREWVADHGGSAVVEGRDIGTAVFPDAPVKVFLTADVATRAMRRSRDPESGGADLGDLAAKMSLRDHLDSSRETSPLRPAGDAVIVDTTHLAASQVVATILDLVGAV